Below is a genomic region from Vairimorpha necatrix chromosome 1, complete sequence.
CGTATGTTTGAAATTATGTGTAAAGTTTTATTCTCTTGTCATATTTAGGGAATAACATTGGATAAACCATGACCTTATCATATACTGCAAATTCCAAAGcattgttttgttttagtaatccttctttttataaacatcaAAATCaattcaattttaattgGAAAATAAGTTTATAATACCAAGCCAGAGTTGTTTACGTCCAAAAGGAGATTTTGCTACTTGCGTCATCAGATTTAAAAGTTAAAACATACagtattattaaaattaaaactcTTTTTCTCTGTAATCcacataatatttatagtataGAGAATTATAtgcatatatatatatatattgtcAATAGTTTTATTCAAGTTTTCCCTCTCCTCTTTTGGAAATGATTATAAATAGTTTAAGATCCAATCAAAAACGTCCATTTGTCAAAAGATGATTGGCTGGACTTGATGGACTGCGACATAtataatgtatttatttatcataattggggatcaaaaatataagaatatataacatcCCCCCTCTAAGACGGTTAGTCTCCTACATCACCATTAACCCTAAGCAGATTTTTCAAGTCATAATGtctctttttaatatatcgCCCATTAGATAGCTTCACAACATACGAGTCCCCGGGGCATACCACCATTATAATACCTTCGTCTAAAAACCTTCccttttcatatttattacaTACTTTGATGTTTTCTTTCTTAGCTATCCTTACTCGTTGTTCTTCAATAAACCGCTCTCTATATCTTCTAACGAATCTTTTACTGTAGTCTCCTTCTGGTCCATTTAATATCATCACTTTTCCCGTATTGTCTTTTGCCGCTTCATTAAGAGTACTTCTTATACCTTCATGGCaactattattataaattttaaagcttTCCATCACTATGTCTTCAAAACTCGCCATCTCTTTActcattttcaatattagcTCTCTAAGCGTTCCTATAACTCTTTCAACTCTACTATTGCTTCTATGAGACTCGACACTCACCTTATTATGGGTAATATCCAATTTTCTACACAAATCCTTAAAGTCAACATTATCAAATTCCTTCCCATTATCCGTTATTATTTCCTTCGGCCTCCTGCCATTTCTACATAAGTTCTCAATAAACTGGGCCACAGAGGATCTCTTCTTATCGTATAATACACATCCCCACGCTATCCTCGTATGGTAATCTATCGCAACTAATACATATTTGCcctttatttctaaaatcaATCAAATCTTTCGCtactttttctaaatacCTGCTTGTAGCAACAAAATCACATCCTCCAGACTTTTTCCTATTGTAAATTAGACACTCCTCGCAcctttttatcattttccctatatcttcttttattcCTGGCCAATAATAATCAAACTTCATGCCATAATACATGCTTCCTAGTCCTCTGTGTCCATGCTCTTCATGATAACGTCTCATAAGCTCATctctttcttttattttaggaATCAATGCTTTCCTCCCCGAATCAAAATTCCAGTATTCTTTACCGTCTATTGTCTCGACGTGCTTCAACCATTTACCTTCAATTTGACGCtcacttctttttttatcatttcttttcttGGATCAACCTCCTCGTGTATCCTACTCAAAGCATCCGCCACGACCATATGTTCTGGTTTCCTAGAATCTATTTCAAAGTCAAATTCTTGGATCTTCTCAATCCATCGATTAAttctattattattaaaacacGGCCTTCTTCTTATTTCCGCCAATGCTTTGTGATCCGTTtctactttaaattttcgtCCTCTTAACTCGTActcaaatttctttattgcCCAATATATGGCATACATTTCCTTTTCACTTATACCATATCTAGTTTCCGTCGGGGTGAATTTCTTCGATGCCCATTGTACTGGCACCCACTCTTCTTTATCATTCTTCTGCATGAGTACTGCGCCCATTCCTATATTGCTCGCGTCAgttcttaataaaaattctttgtCATagtttacaatttttaacttACTCATACTTCTTAACGTTTCCTTCATTTTTTCGAACTCTTTATTTAAGTCATCAGTCCAATTCAATACTTTACTTTTACCTTTCAAACTTTCAGTCATATATAATGTCTTCTCCGCATAATTCTTAATAAATCCTCGAAACCATCCACTCGGtcctaaaaatcttcttatgTCAGACACATTCTGCGGCGTTGGAAACTCTAGTGCTTCGTTTTTCTTGATTTCAGACGGCATCATATCATCTCCGTTTAATGTAACTCCCAATAACTTGACTTCCTTTTGGCAATACTGAATTTTCCTTGAATTTATCCGCATATTATTCCGTTCTAACAATTTCATCGCTTctacaaataatttatcatgTTCTTTTCTAGTCTTCGCATGAATCACTATATCATCCATGTACACTTCTATTTTACCACCCAAatgtttttcaaaaatcttattCATATTCTCTGCATGATCTGAGGCGAGTTTTTAAACCCCATGACCATACTATTCCATTCATATACTATCTTATCATACTCAAATGCAGTCTTATGCTTGTCTTGCTCTTCTATTTCGATTCCATAAAAAGCCTCCTTAAGGTCTATAACACTGAAAAACTTCGATCCTTGCGTGTTCCTTATGATATCCCTAATGTTCACTAATTCATAAGGGTCTTTCTCCACTAAACCATTTAATGCCATGAGATTGATAACCAGTCTTATACTTCCATCTGGCTTAATTAAAGCTTTAATCGGATTTCTCCATTCCGACGTCGATCTTCTTATGACATTCCTTGTCTCTAACCTCTGAATCTATTTTCTCAGCTCTTCTTTATGCGCTTGTGGCACCTGCTGACCTTTCCTTACAACTTTCTTACCTTCTTCAGTTCTGATTCtgaatttttcaattttacaatatctTATTTTCTCTTCTTCGTTGTCTATAACGTTCCTGAACCTCTTTCTCATGTCTTCTAATGTTAGACCGTTCTTTTCTACCTCATCATAAcatcttttatttcttgtcttCCATTCTTGTTTCTTTTGTCTTTTAGCATCCCATGTGTTCCTATAAGTCCTTTCACCACAGCTACTGCTACCTTCTTCTTTAATACTCTCACATTCGTCTTTATTCTTAACATTTCTATATCTATAATAACACATTTGACTCTTATGTCCCATTCTTGAACAATTATAACATCTCATTGTTCTTCTCTTCTCAAATATTCTTTCCTCTCTactaatatttctaatctCCTCTGCCACCATCTTTGTGACCTCCTCAATCATCCGTAATCTCATATCCTTTTCCTCCTGTACTTAAACCAATTCCTCTAATTTGGTTTCCATAACTTTCCAATGATCTCCAATCTTAATATTCTTAACCATAAATTCTTTCAACTCATCAGTTCCAAGATCAAAAATCTCCTTCTTTACATTCTTCTTAAAATCATAATCAGACAATACTAATCCATAAACAATCCTCTTAAACTCTTCTTTTAACCTTCTGGCCTCTTGACCACAGCCAACACTTGTTAACTCACGATTCGGTATCGCCCccatgtatttatttatcataattggggatcaaaaatataagaatatataacatataattaaaaccCAACACTTTtagttttaatttctaaCATGTTATACATAACTATTaacgaaaaaattttaagaaacTGGATAGTAAAACTTTTCTTGTGCGAGCAAACACGAGTAAAGCTTGGTACTTAAAATGGAATTGTTCAATTTTCATAGTTTTTCATACAAGTCTTAATCTTATGACAAATCGAGTTTATTCGTTGTTGTAATTTACAgcaatttatttatgattgttaaagataattgTAAGTTTTGAGgttcttaataaatatatattctcAACATCGCGCTAAATTTCGAACTGAGTGATGTAATATTCTTTACTACTTCCTACGCCTACTACTTGGCtctcaaaataaaagtgcatttttatgttaacTGATCATGGCTGCGCTTTACTTTCCTGCGTCTTACTATCCCTGTTAGCCTAGTCTTCGCGATACTTTCTTTCCCTGTTATAATACATAAAGTCTATGGGCATGtgatttttctttacaCAAGTCTTCCCAACAATGAAATCGAATTTTTTCCGTCTATCTCATTCTTCGACTATAACACAGtttctttttgattttcttctctttttaaatctctCTGGATTTTTGAACACTATTGGTTCAACTATCTTGCCACGATAGCTTTAATGTAAATAGTGGGATTACCACTGCACTCAATCTCGACAACTCTTAGCTGGATCTTATTACAGCCAATACTGTTTCTCCAAAGCTCTTTATAGCTACTTTACGTCTTCACCTATCCGGGTCCCTCGGCTGATGCAAGCCATCACCTTCTCTTTTGTTAGACAACCAACCATCCCCATTCTAACCTAGACTGCATTTTTTTACGTCTCATGCTTCGACGGAACTTACGACCtcttcttttgtttttgtttaagttcaataattttattctcCACCATGTTAAAGACAATTGTAAGTTAGgggttaaatttattaaatctatattcTCAACAaatattgttaaaaaaatggtttaattataattagaataatattaagtacttacaattttttcattttcgGAGAGTTGttttgttatatatttctaagAGAAACATTTTCTATCGTAttgtattatattaaagttTAATCTTTAAGCCCTGTTAGCTCAGTGGTAGAGCATTAGGCTTTTAACCTAAGGGTCGCGGGTTCGAGTCCCGCACAGGGTGTTTTTTACATAGTCCCATgactataaaattataaaaggtATTTAGTTAACTTCATTTGCAATTCATAAAtagcaaaaatttatttacttcattaaataaattattaaaatttgtagtaaaaattacttgttttttaatttactGTGTATATTAGTGATTTTAaactaaatattattttagtgtataatttaagtttatttttaatgtgaTAAAAGTCTTTATTGATTttggataaaaaatttttttagtgcACGTAAAAAGAATATCAATAAATGtggtaaaaattttttatcatactgagaatagaaaaattgtttaaaaacAGATGACTACTACATGTACCAACAACTTCATGGTCTGGTAAAATTCTTACTGTTGAGAATAGAAGACATAAGGTGTActcaataataatattgcAATTTTTAGCTATCTAACATAAAAtgcttatatttttacatagGTGTTGAAataaactattttttttgaatatacaAGATTTTCGATTACTATTCGCGAAATCTGCATTAGTTTTGAGAACTTTATTCGATATATTCCACACGAAAATATTAGTTTTGACCATAATAATGCTAATAATTGTTGCTCTAAGTTGTTatgcaaaaatttttcttataaagtaatttttaaaagacgAGAAAAAAGCTTCAAGGGATTTgtatattctttaaattattaataaagaataatttatttaattcgatatattaaaaattctaaaacgGCCCGGTACtagtttaaatataatagtgATGTAATTTGCTAAATTTCTACTAATGATAAATcgataatttataaaaatctagCAAAAAGTATTACTGAAGCGAATCGTTCGATTATAATATCTAATGTCATTTGATTacagattatttttaaaggaTGAAAACATCATCAAGTCAATGACGAACAATGTTTGTCAACCTACAGGATGGAAtagattaaaattaaaatacaacgaatatattgatttaatGAAACTTAATATGACTACACCGCATATTAAAACCGAGATTAGATAGTAATATggttaaagaatttatcttaTCAATGGCATTTTTGTTTGAAACTTCAAAACATCTTtcaaagataaaaattagcAGACACAttgattttgtaaatcTGAACTATGCACAGAGCTCGGATataatctttataaaaataactataataaaaaaatttaaatggcAATATATTGAAAGTCTACATTTGAAGAAAGTTACAAAGCTCAAATATCactaaaaagaaaaaattctgAAAAAACATTGCcaatatattcaaaatgttttttaaagtaacaatttaagtttttattgaaaatataattgtatgatgaattaaagaaattttgattgaacatataaaattgtgTAAGtcacaattaaaaaaattattatatcttCTAGAGTGCAATTTCGAGTGTTTAATTGCAATTAGttctaatataataaaaagaaataaaatagtgCTGAATGATATATTGGCATTTTTAAGCGGAATTGATGAACATTTTACAGATAAGTATAcacatttaataaatgaatatcataaatatGGCTTCAATTCTGAGAGGAAGTAAAAAACAGAAATTTGTTGAGGAAATGAAAGaaaatctaataaaaagtttcaactgcatattttaaagatgaAGAATGAGAAAGAATATTGATGAGTATGGTCTTGAATATTAGAGGaagatatataaaaaactgtAGAAATTCCGGCGCAATAAAGatatataacataaaaagtttttataataagttttttatttagatttAAGAAGAGATTGAAGTGTTTCTACTTGCACCACCTCCTTTTCTTCAgtttctatatttattaagatGACACTGTCTTGTTCGAGTTCATTCTCCCCCaaaactattaaaaattttatattttttttttgacaatattttttatgttctgCTACATTGGCCCTCTTGGTGTAAAATGTTTCCACCTTGATATTGGCATCccataatatattttgaataCGTAATCTCTCttccaaaaaaattttaccaGAAGaactaataaaaacatcCACTGAAGAATTGAcgtttctattttttattaaataaaatattctgGTTAGTCCTATGGAAAATCCTGCACATGGAACCTTGCTTTGTTTTGTGCCTATTAAGTTGTCGTATCGGCCTCCACCAGCAACAGAACCCATATCATGGCCAATATATCTTCCTTCTAAGATCATGCCCGTGTAATAATCAAGACCTCTAGCTAAACTTAAATCAATTAAGAGATTTTCTTCACAAttcattattttacaatatctTAGCAAAATAGATAATTCATCAATGGCTTCTTTGCAAATTTCATATACTTTACTAGACGCTAAAAAATCCAAGATATCTTCTTTACCAGacttttttatgtatagaTTTAggttatttatttgttcatCGTTAAGTCCTTtagtttttaattctttattaatatcaTCAATGGACATTTTATCCATTTTATCAACACTTGAAGAAACAGTAGCGAACAAGTTAGGAGGAATTTCACACACTTGGAAAATACCAAACAAAACACGTTTATCGCTCAGTCTTATAACAAATTTCCCGATATCAAAGGATTTTAAAAGTCTATTTAAACAACAAATAAGTTCAGAATCAGGCATTATAGGAAGACCTTCCCCTGCTATATCGAAATCTGATTGTATAAATTCCCTCAATCTTCCTTGTTTTACACTAGGTTGATCTCGTCTAAAAACTTTTCCAATTtgatatctttttattttttttaatttgttcaTGGTCATATACCGTGAAAAAGGTACTGTTAGATCATATCTTAGAGCACATTCTTCTCCACCATTGTCTTTTAAGTCATAAATTAGCTTTGTATCTTCCCCGTACttgtttaataaaatagatttCAATTCAAACACAGGTGTGTCAATAGGAATAGCACCGTGCAGTTTATAgatttgttttgttttatcaATAAGTGATTCATATAATAAAGCGTCTTCTGGGTTGTAATCAATTGTGCCCTTTGGTGTTTTGAGATCCATTATTTCTGGGTGAGAAAAAAAACGcattttaagaattttattgaaaatttattttttggtGAAAGTAAATTATTGATGTATTTGTtctaaatttgtttgttaacaaacaaagtttaaaaaataaaatttgtgctaaatattttattgagtGTAGTTCATAAAAtcacaattatatttataaatgttttgAGATATTGGAAATTGggatttaaaattgttttaatattgcAATATCATTACACAAAGTAACTTTACGCTTTTTATGTCTTTTTTAGACTACGTGctataaaatttgaaaatctataaaacaaaaatataagattttaaatgaaattgTACAAAAATATCCTTTTGTAGATAATTAGAGAAATACGATACacagaaaataaaaaattttatgaaagaaaaatacaTCTCGAAttaagaagaagaagataaTAATTCAATGAATATGTGCTAAATTATAGTGCAAAAAAagtcaaaaataattagtggacctttttaaatttactgGATTAAACAcgcaaaattttattacgGCCTTACTTTTAAATCTTGTactaaattaaataattttttatggcTAATACTTTTGTTTATAGCATTGATATTActgttttttgttttttcatGTATAAACACACTGTTTcataatgttttatatggaaatttgtaaacaaatatatgGATAAGTTTATACCGATAGCAGACAAGCCATTAGATATAAACATCAAGAacattatttctaatatattaactaatataaatcaaaatatgAATAACATAGACGAACTtcttgaaaatttaaaaatattaatttatagtaCCGTAGACCCAAATGagctaaaaaatattttgcaTATTTTGACTTTAAAACTTGAAGAAGACACGTCTTCTCTGGATGTCGAAATGTTAGAAATTGTTTGTATTCtttatcttaaaaatataaattttaatttagaatattttttaaagaagacaaaaataaatgaaaaacacaatgtaaaaatttctctATGTAAAGAAGTcgaattttataaattagacTCTCTTGCTAATTTATTGCgaaattcaaatttttcGATGAGTattgatataaattttttaagaatttttattgtagaATGTTTATTGGAAGTTGATAAACCTTTAGTAGATTCcgatgttttttatttcttaaaatatatcatcACTTTTGATCCGCAATTAATAGTTCATTGGATTACTAAAAAGCCTAAATGTACTAATTgggaaattataaaaataaaaaatacaggAACTTTCCCTTTTATAGAATTAcgatacataaaaaatttatcgaTACTTCGTCAGATATCGTGTAATAGTATAAATTACAGATTTATTGATTATCTTATTAAGCATTTAAAGTTTTcggaagatttttataaaatgataGTGCAGTCACATGATAAAACTAATTATTTGTACACCATTgaaatatgtaaatttataagataCAAATCATACGAATTTCATACAATTCTgattaaaaatcttatgATGGTGGATAAGATAAATTTCAATGaatatttcataaatagtttacaaaataaagatGTATTAGATCCAATTACTGAAGATGTTATAGATACATTCaagataaattataaattactaAATCTGTGCGACAATACGCTGTTAAATAAAATCCAAAGATATAGTAATCTAGATAGGTTGATAAATAATACTAAGgcatttaaatatttcttaagaattttatatgataaaaaaattttagatattaaattaattgccaagttttttaataatcctaaaatattaatatttttgtataaaaattttaagatacCAAAGGAAGTATTTTATGACCaaattataagaatatTAGCCagattaataaaagaatgGAAAGATTTAATCAgattaaaagataaaatgaagaaaaaaattatacaacaAAATTGTAGTATTAcagatgaaaaaaattgcaaTACGACTATCAAAAAATACCAGCAAAATTGTGATTCAACACTAAAAGACATTTCCCTTTTAGATATAAACCattctaatattttccGTACAAGTAATTCTACTATTTGTTACTgctttaagaaaaaaatgaaacatGCTATGaaacttctttttatttataataatccCGATGTACCAAAAACCACAATTTTTAGTCTTTACcgtataaataaaaagatgtTCATACGATATTTCACTAGATACGTAGAActtaatttattgtttataaaaatacataagATGTTTCCATATCTAAGACAAGATCATCAACTTAATGTGCCGCAAGATTATTGGGGCAAGGCCGttatacataaaattaCCAATAATTATGATATATTACCTGAaggtttatattttaataattcatatttagaatttaaaaatacttcgAAGAGCTTCACACTGAATATGTTAATGCTGCAATATGATTTATTGGGCAATCAGAACTatataattctaaaaaataatcaagaTAAGTTCGTATTAGGAATTAATAATGGAAggttatattataaaacattaattaataatataagaACCTATAAAGACATTAACCACGAATTTAAAGTGAATaatacaatatattttgaaataataGTAGATAAAGGTGTAATATCATTACTAATAGAAGGAaggaaatattttttgaacatATTCACTGTAACAGATATTATTATAGGACAAGGATTTAAAGGAATTATTACCaaattattgtattttGAAAGTagcaaatataaaaaatccaGAATTGTACATTTAGATAAGTCGGAACTCTATATAAACattattaagaaaataGAGATGTGGTGTGTAAGTAGAAGTTTAGGTGGAATGTTTTTGAGAAGTAAAAAGGTTTACTGGTGGCACAAAAAACCAATAGTGAAGTTCAACAATATTATTGACATTACTTGATcagaaaacaaaatataataaaacaaataaatagtttaagcaataaataaagtttataATTAACCAATATATTTATGGCATAACTTGGCGAATAttcaattaaaataataataagaaataattagGTAATATTTCTACTAATCAATGTGCATTCATACTAATATTATacctttttttaagtatGAATTTATTTGCTTGCGTACGAGTAATCATAACAATCTCAAACAGtatcataaaatatgataTGTAACTTATAATTGATATTATTGGTTTATTTTCGATTTAATAGACAAATAACAAATCAAACCCAGTTAGAAGTTTATGATTTTgtacaacaaaaaaaatataatgcatatataattattatataaaaaaatattcgtttttttcatttttttgatgCTTTTTAATGTACCAATCAATACactttttacaaattatttgttaaaactgttaaaaaaaagtataaaagaaaaaaaaataacaaactTCACATGAATATGAACAACTTCTTATTACTTATTACTTTTGTTGTATTTGCTAAAGCTTCGTGCTTCGGAGGCCCAGATAACAAAGAAGAGGAAGAAGGTAAAAAAGGTGAAGAAGGTGAAGAAGGTAAAAAAGGCACAAAAGAAGCTAAAAAATCAGGAAATCCTAAAACAGGCGATGAATAAATGTCCATTTATTtgaaacttttttttatttacagttttttttacaaacgAAGACAACTTTATAAgtatgttttattaaaaaaatatttgtat
It encodes:
- a CDS encoding histidine-tRNA ligase (HARS1), yielding MDLKTPKGTIDYNPEDALLYESLIDKTKQIYKLHGAIPIDTPVFELKSILLNKYGEDTKLIYDLKDNGGEECALRYDLTVPFSRYMTMNKLKKIKRYQIGKVFRRDQPSVKQGRLREFIQSDFDIAGEGLPIMPDSELICCLNRLLKSFDIGKFVIRLSDKRVLFGIFQVCEIPPNLFATVSSSVDKMDKMSIDDINKELKTKGLNDEQINNLNLYIKKSGKEDILDFLASSKVYEICKEAIDELSILLRYCKIMNCEENLLIDLSLARGLDYYTGMILEGRYIGHDMGSVAGGGRYDNLIGTKQSKVPCAGFSIGLTRIFYLIKNRNVNSSVDVFISSSGKIFLEERLRIQNILWDANIKVETFYTKRANVAEHKKYCQKKNIKFLIVLGENELEQDSVILINIETEEKEVVQVETLQSLLKSK